Proteins from a single region of Humidesulfovibrio mexicanus:
- a CDS encoding asparagine synthase-related protein: protein MDARLQRLLDFFRATGPTAVAFSGGVDSSLVLWAAATALGGQAMGVTVRSEFMSAEERQRAERMAAFLAHATGVRVVARDISALADARLRGNPADRCYRCKALVLAQVRHAADQALGASSAMAEGTNADDDPARPGLRAVAEARALSPLAACRISKAEVRELARLSGLPCADDPSDSCLATRVPEGLELTPGRLAAVEALERAARELGLADLRARLTPGPGGDAALLLVRAAQLPLAQAQAAALADRARAAGFADLSLGVRP, encoded by the coding sequence ATGGACGCACGCCTCCAACGCCTTCTGGACTTTTTCCGCGCAACCGGGCCGACTGCCGTGGCCTTTTCCGGCGGCGTGGACAGCTCCCTGGTCCTCTGGGCCGCGGCCACGGCGCTGGGCGGCCAGGCCATGGGCGTCACCGTGCGCTCGGAGTTCATGAGCGCCGAGGAACGCCAGCGCGCCGAACGCATGGCCGCGTTTCTGGCCCATGCCACGGGCGTGCGGGTGGTGGCGCGGGACATCTCCGCGCTGGCCGATGCGCGGTTGCGCGGCAACCCGGCGGACCGCTGCTACCGGTGCAAGGCCCTTGTGCTGGCCCAGGTGCGCCACGCCGCGGACCAGGCGCTTGGGGCATCCAGCGCCATGGCCGAGGGCACCAACGCCGACGACGACCCGGCCCGGCCGGGCCTGCGCGCCGTGGCCGAGGCCCGCGCCCTCTCGCCGCTGGCCGCCTGCCGCATTTCCAAGGCGGAAGTGCGCGAACTGGCCCGCCTGTCAGGCCTGCCCTGCGCCGACGACCCGTCCGATTCCTGCCTGGCCACCCGCGTTCCCGAAGGCCTGGAGCTGACCCCCGGGCGTCTTGCCGCTGTGGAGGCCCTGGAACGCGCCGCGCGCGAGCTTGGCCTAGCCGACCTGCGCGCGCGGCTGACCCCCGGCCCCGGCGGCGACGCCGCGCTGCTGCTGGTGCGCGCGGCCCAGCTGCCCCTGGCCCAGGCCCAGGCGGCCGCCCTGGCGGACCGAGCCCGCGCCGCGGGCTTCGCCGACCTTTCCCTTGGAGTGCGCCCATGA
- the larB gene encoding nickel pincer cofactor biosynthesis protein LarB encodes MNLDTLLEDFRQGRVDAAELKRQLLGQSMADAGFARVDHHRLLRKGQAEVVFCQGKTPEQVAHIFEALAGRTGRALGTRADAMHFEAVRHMPGAQYDPLSRVLSIETAPIALTGLVAVVSAGTADLPVAEEAARTAEFLGSRVLRRYDCGVAGIHRVLSVLDDLLEARCVVAVAGMDGALPSVVAGLLPAPVIAVPTSVGYGASFGGLAALLTMLNSCASGVCVVNIDNGFGAGYSAHVINAQCEAARKG; translated from the coding sequence ATGAACCTGGACACCCTGCTGGAGGACTTCCGCCAGGGCCGCGTCGACGCGGCCGAACTCAAACGCCAGCTGCTCGGGCAGAGTATGGCCGACGCCGGATTCGCCCGCGTGGACCACCACCGCCTGTTGCGCAAGGGCCAGGCCGAAGTGGTCTTTTGCCAGGGCAAGACCCCGGAGCAGGTGGCGCACATCTTCGAGGCCCTGGCCGGGCGCACGGGGCGGGCCCTGGGCACCCGCGCCGACGCCATGCATTTCGAGGCCGTGCGCCACATGCCCGGCGCGCAGTACGATCCGCTCTCGCGGGTGCTCAGCATCGAGACCGCGCCCATCGCCCTGACCGGCCTGGTGGCCGTGGTCAGCGCGGGCACGGCCGATCTGCCCGTGGCCGAGGAAGCCGCCCGCACCGCCGAATTCCTGGGCAGCCGCGTGCTGCGCCGCTACGACTGCGGCGTGGCGGGCATCCACCGCGTCCTCTCCGTGCTGGACGACCTGCTGGAGGCGCGCTGCGTGGTGGCCGTGGCAGGCATGGACGGGGCCCTGCCCTCGGTCGTGGCGGGATTGCTGCCCGCGCCGGTCATCGCCGTGCCCACCAGCGTGGGCTATGGCGCGAGCTTCGGCGGCCTGGCCGCCCTTTTGACCATGCTCAACTCCTGCGCCTCGGGCGTGTGCGTGGTGAACATCGACAACGGCTTCGGGGCCGGGTATTCGGCCCATGTGATCAACGCCCAATGCGAAGCCGCACGAAAAGGATGA
- a CDS encoding virulence factor family protein, translated as MRRTTRALLALALFCLAASACARPEAEPEKLNFGVFGDVRIYRAPDSEPGRAVLLLSDGAWDARMDTAARAMADMDATVVGIDTARLLGPLRAPSGGCFYQSWEFEGLSKIVQKTLGYTGYHQPVLAGFGEGAAVAYATFAQAPKDIFAGAVTLGFSPRLGIQKPFCTANGYRYDNATSPETGIVMHPVEHPHGLLVLVQAEKDPRFSPAEANAFASRIARARVSVLAGADQARPEADTWRAAFREALDSVAPATRAAKPQAAKSVDDLPLVEAPAATPGKTLAVIVTGDGGWAGIDQQIGNILAAHGVSVVGFNSLKYFWNARTPEEMAHDLELTLTHYAAKWGAERYIVVGYSIGADVLPFMTGRMSEAAKARLALVAMLGPGTHADFEFHLSNWLTTENVPQGAPMIPEMEKLSKTPVLLVCGDEEEGTLCQNYEAPNVTPMVVPGGHHFNKEYDHIALAILRGAGIPTRP; from the coding sequence ATGAGACGGACCACGCGCGCCCTGCTGGCCCTTGCCCTCTTCTGCCTGGCCGCCTCGGCCTGCGCCAGGCCAGAGGCCGAACCCGAAAAGCTGAACTTCGGCGTGTTCGGCGACGTGCGCATCTACCGCGCCCCGGATTCCGAACCCGGCCGCGCGGTGCTGCTGCTTTCCGACGGAGCGTGGGACGCCCGCATGGACACGGCCGCCCGCGCCATGGCCGACATGGACGCCACAGTGGTGGGCATCGACACAGCCCGCCTGCTCGGTCCGCTGCGCGCCCCGTCCGGGGGCTGCTTCTACCAATCCTGGGAGTTCGAAGGCCTCTCCAAGATCGTGCAGAAGACGCTGGGCTACACCGGCTACCATCAGCCCGTGCTGGCCGGATTCGGCGAAGGCGCGGCCGTGGCCTACGCCACCTTCGCCCAGGCCCCCAAGGACATCTTCGCCGGAGCGGTGACGCTGGGCTTCTCCCCGCGCCTGGGCATTCAGAAGCCCTTTTGCACCGCCAACGGCTACCGCTACGACAACGCCACCAGCCCGGAAACCGGCATCGTCATGCACCCGGTGGAACACCCGCACGGGCTGCTGGTGCTGGTGCAAGCCGAGAAGGACCCCCGCTTCTCCCCGGCGGAGGCCAACGCCTTCGCCAGCCGCATTGCGCGGGCGCGCGTGAGCGTGCTTGCGGGCGCGGACCAGGCCCGGCCCGAAGCGGACACCTGGCGCGCGGCCTTCCGCGAGGCCCTGGACAGCGTTGCCCCGGCCACCCGCGCGGCCAAGCCCCAGGCGGCCAAAAGCGTGGACGACCTGCCCCTGGTGGAGGCGCCAGCGGCCACACCCGGCAAGACCCTTGCCGTCATCGTCACCGGAGACGGCGGCTGGGCGGGCATCGACCAGCAGATCGGCAACATCCTGGCCGCCCACGGCGTGTCCGTGGTGGGCTTCAACTCGCTCAAGTACTTCTGGAACGCGCGCACGCCAGAGGAAATGGCGCACGACCTTGAGCTGACGCTCACGCACTACGCGGCCAAGTGGGGTGCGGAGCGCTACATCGTGGTGGGCTATTCCATCGGGGCGGACGTGCTGCCCTTCATGACCGGCCGCATGAGCGAGGCCGCCAAGGCCAGGCTGGCGCTGGTGGCCATGCTTGGCCCCGGCACCCATGCGGACTTCGAGTTCCACCTCTCCAACTGGCTGACCACGGAAAACGTGCCCCAGGGCGCGCCCATGATCCCGGAGATGGAGAAGCTCTCCAAGACCCCGGTGCTGCTGGTCTGCGGCGACGAGGAAGAGGGCACCCTGTGCCAGAACTACGAGGCCCCCAACGTCACGCCCATGGTGGTGCCGGGCGGGCACCATTTCAACAAGGAATACGACCACATCGCCCTCGCCATTCTGCGCGGGGCGGGCATTCCCACGCGGCCCTAG
- a CDS encoding class I SAM-dependent methyltransferase, translating into MERKKQDYLEVVYTKSAKPLTAYPDNLARFFMGRYGLRPGMSLLDVGCGRGEMLGAFSRLGLDCSGLDMAPSAGSLAPGVPVRLCNVTAETFPVPDASCDAVIMKSVIEHMVDPTPLLAEVKRVLKPGGLILVLTPDWASVWRVFFEDATHVHPYMAKGIAEALAMHGFEQAQSEQFCHHELLWETGPVRILADLLYAVLSVPMARRLAKATGVKFLRWAVERQLLATGRRPA; encoded by the coding sequence ATGGAGCGCAAGAAGCAGGACTACCTTGAGGTCGTCTACACCAAATCGGCGAAGCCCCTTACCGCCTACCCGGACAATCTGGCGCGCTTCTTCATGGGCCGCTATGGCCTTAGGCCCGGCATGAGCCTGCTGGACGTGGGCTGCGGCCGGGGCGAGATGCTGGGCGCGTTCTCCCGCCTGGGGCTCGACTGCTCCGGCCTGGACATGGCCCCCAGCGCGGGCAGCCTGGCGCCGGGCGTGCCCGTGCGCCTGTGCAACGTCACGGCCGAGACCTTCCCCGTGCCCGACGCCTCCTGCGACGCCGTGATCATGAAGAGCGTCATCGAGCACATGGTGGACCCCACGCCGCTGCTGGCCGAGGTCAAGCGCGTGCTCAAGCCCGGCGGGCTCATCCTGGTGCTCACCCCGGACTGGGCCTCGGTGTGGCGCGTTTTCTTCGAGGACGCCACCCATGTGCATCCCTACATGGCCAAGGGCATCGCCGAGGCCCTGGCCATGCACGGCTTCGAACAGGCGCAAAGCGAGCAGTTCTGCCACCACGAGCTGTTGTGGGAAACAGGCCCGGTGCGCATCTTGGCCGACCTGCTCTACGCCGTGCTCTCCGTGCCCATGGCCCGCCGCCTGGCCAAGGCCACGGGCGTCAAATTCCTGCGCTGGGCCGTGGAGCGCCAGCTGCTGGCCACCGGGCGCAGGCCCGCCTAG
- the mprF gene encoding bifunctional lysylphosphatidylglycerol flippase/synthetase MprF, translating into MSAPVLTRLKPFFGPALALALLAAAVWAISAQLAQYNLDEIMASLFSETDRDVLLAFGLTAANFIVLAGYDILALSYIGHPLPPHRPVLASFAGNAFSNTIGLSTLAGSTVRYRLYSSWGLSTGEIAKIVVFTTLTLWLGLFSIGGIIFTVRPLPLPDWITLPFSTTRPLGLALLVPPALYLYAAARKETPWRIGKLTLLLPPFKSALLQVAVASLDWALAAAVLYALLPPWANVSFPLLLGAFLLGQIAGLVSQVPGGLGVFESCLLFLLSPRIPAPALFATLVAYRVVYYLVPLVLAAALLAAREALAARKSLAARESALEIGAFLTQWFPVVVPRVLAVLAFLAGLVLLFSGATPSVHERLRWLEEFLPLGVLEASHFVGSLAGLGLIILARGLHKRLDAAYFVTSGLLFAGIISCLLKGWDYEEALLLTLLLLALLPCHKFFYRKASLLSEGFTPGWITAIVTALGCTALLGYLAYGLDSLATDLWWAFAYEDEASRFLRAAAGVAVAVLAVAVLRLMRSARPRHAPPSEEDMTAVRALVAAAPETPPHLALLGDKSVLLGKKGDGFLMYGICGRSWVCMGDPVGPPATRAELAWRFREMVDLYAGWTVFYQAGRENLPLYLDLGLSLMKIGEEARVPLPEFSLAGQARKGLRYTRNMVEKEGAGFEIVPREGVPAILPELKAVSDAWLAAKHAREKKFSLGYFSDAYMLRCPQAIVRKEGRIVAFANIWEGGMANGVRQELSVDLMRYAPDAPASVMEYLYIMLMLWGREQGYQWFNLGMAPFSGLESHALAPTWARLGSLLYAHGGQFYNFQGLRRFKDKFDPVWESKYLASPGGTVPPRALANIATLVSGGVTGVIAK; encoded by the coding sequence ATGTCCGCTCCCGTGCTGACACGCCTCAAGCCATTTTTCGGCCCGGCCCTGGCCCTGGCGCTGCTTGCCGCCGCCGTCTGGGCCATTTCGGCCCAGCTCGCCCAGTACAATCTGGACGAGATCATGGCCTCCCTGTTCTCCGAGACCGACCGGGACGTGCTGCTGGCCTTCGGCCTCACCGCGGCCAACTTCATCGTGCTGGCCGGATACGACATCCTGGCCCTCAGCTACATCGGGCACCCGCTGCCGCCGCATCGGCCCGTGCTGGCCTCCTTCGCGGGGAACGCCTTCAGCAACACCATCGGACTTTCCACCCTGGCTGGCAGCACGGTGCGCTACCGGCTCTATTCCTCCTGGGGGCTCTCCACCGGGGAGATCGCCAAGATCGTGGTCTTCACCACGCTCACGCTCTGGCTCGGGCTCTTCTCCATCGGCGGCATCATCTTCACCGTGCGGCCCCTGCCCCTGCCCGACTGGATCACCCTGCCCTTCTCCACCACCCGGCCGCTGGGGCTGGCGCTGCTCGTCCCCCCGGCCTTGTACCTGTACGCCGCAGCCCGCAAAGAAACCCCTTGGCGCATCGGCAAGCTGACCCTGCTGTTGCCCCCCTTCAAAAGCGCGCTGCTGCAGGTGGCCGTGGCCTCCCTGGACTGGGCGCTGGCCGCGGCGGTGCTCTATGCGCTGCTGCCCCCCTGGGCCAACGTCAGCTTTCCGCTGCTGCTCGGGGCCTTTCTGCTGGGACAAATCGCCGGACTCGTGAGCCAGGTGCCCGGCGGGCTCGGCGTGTTCGAATCCTGCCTGCTCTTCCTGCTCAGCCCGCGCATCCCGGCTCCGGCGCTTTTCGCCACGCTGGTGGCCTACCGTGTGGTGTACTACCTTGTGCCGCTGGTGCTGGCCGCCGCGCTTCTGGCCGCGCGCGAGGCCCTGGCCGCCCGCAAGTCCCTGGCGGCGCGCGAATCCGCGCTGGAAATCGGGGCGTTCCTGACGCAATGGTTCCCGGTGGTGGTGCCGCGCGTGCTGGCTGTGCTGGCCTTCCTGGCCGGACTGGTGCTGCTTTTCTCCGGGGCCACGCCCTCGGTGCACGAGCGGCTGCGCTGGCTGGAGGAGTTCCTGCCCCTGGGCGTGCTGGAGGCGTCGCACTTCGTGGGCAGCCTGGCGGGCCTGGGACTCATCATCCTGGCGCGCGGCCTGCACAAGCGGCTCGACGCCGCCTACTTCGTCACCTCCGGACTGCTCTTCGCGGGCATCATCTCCTGCCTGTTGAAAGGCTGGGACTACGAGGAGGCCCTGCTCCTCACCCTGCTTTTGCTGGCGCTCTTGCCCTGCCACAAGTTTTTCTACCGCAAGGCCTCGCTGTTGTCCGAGGGCTTCACCCCCGGCTGGATCACGGCCATCGTGACCGCGCTGGGCTGCACGGCGCTTCTGGGCTACCTGGCCTACGGCCTCGACAGCCTGGCCACCGACCTGTGGTGGGCCTTCGCCTACGAGGACGAAGCCAGCCGCTTCCTGCGCGCCGCCGCGGGCGTGGCGGTGGCGGTGCTGGCCGTGGCGGTGCTCCGGCTCATGCGTTCGGCCCGGCCACGCCACGCCCCGCCCAGCGAGGAGGACATGACCGCTGTGCGCGCCCTGGTGGCCGCAGCGCCAGAAACCCCGCCGCACCTCGCCCTGCTGGGCGACAAGAGCGTGCTTCTGGGCAAGAAGGGCGACGGCTTCCTCATGTATGGCATTTGCGGCCGCAGCTGGGTGTGCATGGGCGATCCCGTGGGGCCGCCCGCCACGCGCGCCGAGCTGGCCTGGCGCTTTCGCGAAATGGTGGACCTCTACGCCGGGTGGACGGTGTTCTATCAGGCGGGCCGCGAAAACCTGCCCCTGTACCTGGACCTGGGCCTTTCGCTCATGAAGATCGGCGAGGAGGCGCGGGTGCCCCTGCCGGAGTTCTCGCTGGCGGGACAGGCGCGCAAGGGCCTGCGCTACACCCGCAACATGGTGGAGAAGGAAGGGGCCGGCTTCGAGATCGTGCCCAGGGAAGGCGTGCCCGCCATCCTGCCGGAGCTCAAGGCCGTTTCCGATGCCTGGCTTGCGGCCAAGCACGCCAGGGAAAAGAAATTCTCCCTGGGCTACTTCAGCGACGCCTACATGCTGCGGTGCCCCCAGGCAATCGTGCGGAAAGAGGGCCGCATCGTGGCCTTCGCCAACATCTGGGAAGGCGGCATGGCGAACGGCGTGCGCCAGGAGCTTTCCGTGGACCTGATGCGCTATGCGCCCGACGCCCCGGCAAGCGTCATGGAATACCTCTACATCATGCTCATGCTCTGGGGACGCGAGCAGGGCTACCAGTGGTTCAACCTGGGCATGGCGCCGTTCTCCGGTCTGGAAAGCCACGCCCTGGCCCCCACCTGGGCGCGGCTCGGCTCGCTGCTGTACGCGCACGGCGGGCAGTTCTACAATTTCCAGGGTCTGCGCCGCTTCAAGGACAAGTTCGACCCGGTCTGGGAATCCAAATACCTGGCCAGCCCCGGCGGCACCGTGCCCCCCCGCGCCCTGGCCAACATCGCCACCCTGGTTTCGGGCGGCGTCACGGGAGTCATCGCCAAATGA
- the larC gene encoding nickel pincer cofactor biosynthesis protein LarC, whose amino-acid sequence MKTLYLECTLGVSGDMLLAALSDLVPGGAKLLADAVAALGLPGVSVRFSEQMVQGIRTRRVEVLEQAPQPLRHLRDLTDIVHAAPEAHWPARVKKLGLTALTRLAEAESKVHGEPLDRIHFHEVGAVDTVVDAMGAILLAHASGADRVVASPVNLGSGFVTFSHGRFPVPAPACAELARSMVVFATESGMELATPTGLAVLKTLAQTHGPLPLGRVEAVGYGSGTYSTGAYPTFLRAYRIADAPEARARRAERRETPEMEREVPDGPVRGRADLFGPHGHPHYGPTAHTSSGREFGRDEDDGLDQIRFGRD is encoded by the coding sequence GTGAAAACGCTGTATCTCGAATGCACCCTGGGCGTGTCCGGGGACATGCTTTTGGCCGCCCTGAGCGACCTTGTTCCCGGCGGTGCGAAGCTGCTGGCCGACGCCGTGGCCGCCCTGGGGTTGCCGGGGGTGTCCGTGCGCTTCTCCGAGCAGATGGTCCAGGGCATCCGCACCCGGCGCGTGGAGGTGCTGGAGCAGGCGCCGCAGCCCCTGCGGCACTTGCGGGACCTGACGGACATCGTGCACGCCGCGCCCGAGGCCCACTGGCCCGCGCGGGTCAAGAAGCTTGGCCTGACCGCCCTCACGCGGCTGGCCGAGGCCGAAAGCAAGGTCCACGGCGAGCCCCTGGACCGCATCCACTTCCACGAGGTGGGCGCGGTGGACACCGTGGTGGACGCCATGGGCGCAATACTGCTGGCCCACGCCAGCGGGGCGGACCGCGTGGTGGCCTCGCCCGTGAACCTGGGTTCGGGCTTCGTCACCTTCAGCCACGGACGCTTCCCCGTGCCCGCGCCCGCCTGCGCCGAACTTGCGCGCAGCATGGTCGTCTTCGCCACGGAATCCGGCATGGAGCTGGCCACGCCCACGGGCCTGGCGGTGCTCAAAACCCTGGCGCAGACCCACGGCCCCCTGCCGCTGGGCCGCGTCGAGGCCGTGGGCTACGGCTCCGGCACCTACTCCACCGGGGCCTACCCAACCTTCCTGCGCGCCTATCGCATCGCCGATGCGCCAGAAGCGCGCGCGCGCCGCGCGGAGCGCAGGGAGACGCCAGAAATGGAACGCGAGGTTCCCGACGGACCGGTGCGCGGCCGCGCCGACCTCTTCGGGCCGCACGGGCACCCGCACTACGGTCCCACCGCGCACACGAGCAGCGGCCGCGAATTCGGCAGGGACGAGGATGACGGGCTCGACCAGATACGCTTCGGACGGGACTAG
- a CDS encoding DUF3431 domain-containing protein, translating into MTGSTRYASDGTSPATPDIGVVVARYREDTAWLAELGLPGVLYDKGPEPPAALAPGIRREALPNVGREAHTYLTHIIAHYDALPRWTAFVQGDPFAHLTPPEEPRLPPAALRARLLDLVAQDRPFCGLAWFRLRCDALGRPHDLADPAKQGRWEGWGKDIPVGRVFEALFGLPSPAQFIARAPTGNMLVRRDRILARPPEFYQRALSLVLADPHDAENTGHALERLWQAVFSGPGRTG; encoded by the coding sequence ATGACGGGCTCGACCAGATACGCTTCGGACGGGACTAGCCCCGCAACGCCGGACATCGGCGTGGTGGTGGCCCGCTACCGGGAGGACACGGCCTGGCTGGCGGAGCTGGGCCTGCCGGGCGTGCTCTACGACAAGGGCCCGGAGCCACCGGCGGCGCTCGCGCCCGGCATCCGCCGCGAGGCCCTGCCCAACGTGGGGCGCGAGGCCCACACCTACCTCACGCACATCATCGCCCACTACGACGCCCTGCCCCGCTGGACAGCCTTTGTGCAGGGCGACCCCTTCGCCCACCTGACGCCACCGGAAGAACCGCGCCTGCCCCCGGCCGCGCTGCGCGCACGGCTGCTCGACCTTGTCGCGCAAGACCGCCCCTTCTGCGGGCTGGCCTGGTTCCGCCTGCGCTGCGACGCCCTGGGCCGTCCCCACGACCTGGCCGACCCGGCCAAGCAGGGCCGCTGGGAGGGCTGGGGCAAGGACATTCCCGTGGGGCGGGTCTTCGAGGCGCTCTTCGGGCTTCCGTCCCCGGCGCAGTTCATCGCGCGCGCGCCCACGGGCAACATGCTGGTGCGCCGCGACCGCATCCTGGCCCGGCCGCCGGAGTTCTACCAGCGGGCGCTGTCGCTGGTGCTTGCGGACCCGCACGACGCGGAGAACACCGGCCACGCCTTGGAGCGCCTGTGGCAGGCGGTGTTCTCCGGCCCCGGCCGGACGGGCTGA